The Anolis carolinensis isolate JA03-04 chromosome 1, rAnoCar3.1.pri, whole genome shotgun sequence genome window below encodes:
- the btbd6 gene encoding BTB/POZ domain-containing protein 6 isoform X1, giving the protein MHHGGIMKCLTFFLLLPETFKKSRKKSVRAAAGSEKAPVGKGGESDESEAPLAALLLLQKKMAAELYPASANQQANHLANGNNSSSASNNSNKKAALPLPQSALPPPPALPALPNLNNNNVESANWQSFHPTLRERNALMFNNELMADVHFIVGPVGAAKKVPAHKYVLAVGSSVFYAMFYGDLAEVKSEIHIPDVEPAAFLILLKYMYSDEIDLEADTVLATLYAAKKYIVPALAKACVNFLETSLEAKNACVLLSQSRLFEEPELTQRCWEVIDAQAEMALKSEGFCEIDHQTLEIIVTREALNTKEVVVFEAVLNWAEAECKRQGLPITPRNKRNVLGKALYLVRIPTMTLEEFADGAAQSDILTLEERHNIFLWYTAANKPKLEFPLTKRKGLVPQRCHRFQSSAYRSNQWRYRGRCDSIQFAVDKRIFIAGLGLYGSSCGKAEYSVKIELKRLGAVLAQNLTKFTSDGSSNTFSVWFEHPVQVEQDTFYNVSAILDGNELSYFGQEGMTEVQCGKVTFQFQCSSDSTNGTGVQGGQIPELIFYA; this is encoded by the exons ATGCACCATGGTGGGATCATGAAGTGTCTGACTTTCTTTCTTCTGCTTCCAGAGACCTTCAAGAAGTCCCGCAAGAAGAGCGTCCGGGCGGCGGCGGGTTCTGAGAAAGCGCCGGTGGGAAAAGGCGGGGAGAGCGATGAGAGCGAGGCGCCCTTagccgccctcctcctcctccagaagAAGATGGCTGCGGAACTTTACCCGGCCAGCGCCAACCAACAAGCCAACCATCTCGCCAACGGGAACAACAGCAGCAGCgccagcaacaacagcaacaagaaggCCGCGCTCCCGCTCCCGCAGAGCGCGCTCCCGCCCCCGCCTGCCCTCCCAGCCCTGCCcaacctcaacaacaacaacgtggAGAGCGCCAACTGGCAGTCCTTCCACCCCACGCTCCGGGAGAG GAACGCCCTCATGTTCAACAACGAACTCATGGCCGACGTGCATTTTATCGTGGGGCCCGTGGGGGCAGCCAAGAAAGTTCCTGCTCATAAG TACGTTTTGGCAGTTGGCAGTTCTGTCTTCTATGCCATGTTTTACGGAGATCTCGCAGAGGTCAAATCTGAAATCCACATACCAGATGTGGAACCTGCAGCCTTTCTGATCTTATTAAA GTACATGTACAGTGATGAAATTGACCTGGAAGCAGACACAGTGCTTGCAACTCTGTATGCAGCCAAGAAATATATCGTCCCAGCCTTAGCAAAAGCTTGCGTCAATTTTCTGGAGACGAGTTTAGAGGCCAAGAATGCCTGTGTCCTCCTGTCTCAGAGCAGACTCTTTGAGGAGCCAGAGCTGACGCAGCGCTGCTGGGAAGTCATTGATGCCCAAGCTGAAATGGCACTGAAATCGGAGGGCTTCTGCGAAATAGATCACCAGACGCTAGAGATCATTGTGACACGGGAAGCGCTGAACACGAAGGAGGTCGTCGTGTTCGAGGCAGTCCTGAACTGGGCCGAGGCTGAATGTAAGAGACAAGGGCTGCCAATTACGCCAAGGAACAAGCGGAATGTACTGGGCAAAGCTTTATACTTGGTGCGGATTCCGACCATGACTTTGGAAGAGTTTGCTGATGGAGCTGCACAATCAGACATCCTAACCCTTGAGGAACGACACAACATTTTCTTGTGGTACACCGCTGCCAACAAGCCTAAGTTAGAATTCCCGCTGACAAAGAGGAAAGGACTTGTGCCGCAAAGGTGTCATCGGTTCCAATCCTCTGCATATCGCAGCAATCAATGGAGATACCGAGGCCGGTGCGACAGCATCCAGTTTGCTGTAGATAAAAGGATATTTATAGCCGGACTGGGATTGTACGGGTCGAGCTGCGGAAAAGCCGAGTACAGTGTCAAAATCGAACTGAAGCGGCTAGGTGCTGTCCTGGCTCAGAACCTGACAAAGTTTACCTCTGATGGATCTAGTAACACTTTCTCGGTATGGTTTGAGCATCCTGTGCAGGTTGAGCAAGACACCTTTTACAACGTAAGTGCCATTCTGGATGGCAACGAACTCAGTTATTTTGGACAAGAGGGGATGACTGAAGTACAATGTGGAAAAGTGACATTCCAGTTCCAGTGTTCTTCAGACAGCACCAATGGGACAGGTGTACAAGGCGGACAGATACCTGAACTCATTTTCTATGCATGA
- the btbd6 gene encoding BTB/POZ domain-containing protein 6 isoform X2 — MAAELYPASANQQANHLANGNNSSSASNNSNKKAALPLPQSALPPPPALPALPNLNNNNVESANWQSFHPTLRERNALMFNNELMADVHFIVGPVGAAKKVPAHKYVLAVGSSVFYAMFYGDLAEVKSEIHIPDVEPAAFLILLKYMYSDEIDLEADTVLATLYAAKKYIVPALAKACVNFLETSLEAKNACVLLSQSRLFEEPELTQRCWEVIDAQAEMALKSEGFCEIDHQTLEIIVTREALNTKEVVVFEAVLNWAEAECKRQGLPITPRNKRNVLGKALYLVRIPTMTLEEFADGAAQSDILTLEERHNIFLWYTAANKPKLEFPLTKRKGLVPQRCHRFQSSAYRSNQWRYRGRCDSIQFAVDKRIFIAGLGLYGSSCGKAEYSVKIELKRLGAVLAQNLTKFTSDGSSNTFSVWFEHPVQVEQDTFYNVSAILDGNELSYFGQEGMTEVQCGKVTFQFQCSSDSTNGTGVQGGQIPELIFYA; from the exons ATGGCTGCGGAACTTTACCCGGCCAGCGCCAACCAACAAGCCAACCATCTCGCCAACGGGAACAACAGCAGCAGCgccagcaacaacagcaacaagaaggCCGCGCTCCCGCTCCCGCAGAGCGCGCTCCCGCCCCCGCCTGCCCTCCCAGCCCTGCCcaacctcaacaacaacaacgtggAGAGCGCCAACTGGCAGTCCTTCCACCCCACGCTCCGGGAGAG GAACGCCCTCATGTTCAACAACGAACTCATGGCCGACGTGCATTTTATCGTGGGGCCCGTGGGGGCAGCCAAGAAAGTTCCTGCTCATAAG TACGTTTTGGCAGTTGGCAGTTCTGTCTTCTATGCCATGTTTTACGGAGATCTCGCAGAGGTCAAATCTGAAATCCACATACCAGATGTGGAACCTGCAGCCTTTCTGATCTTATTAAA GTACATGTACAGTGATGAAATTGACCTGGAAGCAGACACAGTGCTTGCAACTCTGTATGCAGCCAAGAAATATATCGTCCCAGCCTTAGCAAAAGCTTGCGTCAATTTTCTGGAGACGAGTTTAGAGGCCAAGAATGCCTGTGTCCTCCTGTCTCAGAGCAGACTCTTTGAGGAGCCAGAGCTGACGCAGCGCTGCTGGGAAGTCATTGATGCCCAAGCTGAAATGGCACTGAAATCGGAGGGCTTCTGCGAAATAGATCACCAGACGCTAGAGATCATTGTGACACGGGAAGCGCTGAACACGAAGGAGGTCGTCGTGTTCGAGGCAGTCCTGAACTGGGCCGAGGCTGAATGTAAGAGACAAGGGCTGCCAATTACGCCAAGGAACAAGCGGAATGTACTGGGCAAAGCTTTATACTTGGTGCGGATTCCGACCATGACTTTGGAAGAGTTTGCTGATGGAGCTGCACAATCAGACATCCTAACCCTTGAGGAACGACACAACATTTTCTTGTGGTACACCGCTGCCAACAAGCCTAAGTTAGAATTCCCGCTGACAAAGAGGAAAGGACTTGTGCCGCAAAGGTGTCATCGGTTCCAATCCTCTGCATATCGCAGCAATCAATGGAGATACCGAGGCCGGTGCGACAGCATCCAGTTTGCTGTAGATAAAAGGATATTTATAGCCGGACTGGGATTGTACGGGTCGAGCTGCGGAAAAGCCGAGTACAGTGTCAAAATCGAACTGAAGCGGCTAGGTGCTGTCCTGGCTCAGAACCTGACAAAGTTTACCTCTGATGGATCTAGTAACACTTTCTCGGTATGGTTTGAGCATCCTGTGCAGGTTGAGCAAGACACCTTTTACAACGTAAGTGCCATTCTGGATGGCAACGAACTCAGTTATTTTGGACAAGAGGGGATGACTGAAGTACAATGTGGAAAAGTGACATTCCAGTTCCAGTGTTCTTCAGACAGCACCAATGGGACAGGTGTACAAGGCGGACAGATACCTGAACTCATTTTCTATGCATGA